The Geomonas agri genome contains the following window.
TCTGCCGGTACCGCCTTCAGTTCCTTCAGGTTCCTGGAGAGCGCCTCGTGCAGATTCTTGGCCATTGCCTCGTGGTCGCGGTGAGCGCCGCCAGCGGGTTCGGGGACGATCTCGTCGATGACGTCGAGGTCCTTGATGTCCTTGGCGGTGAGCTTCAGGGCCTCGGCGGCCTGCGCTCCCTTGGTCCCGTCGGACCACAGAATCGCTGCGCACCCTTCCGGAGAGATGACGGCGTACACGGAGTGCTGCAGCATGAGGATCCGGTCGCCGACCGCAATGGCAAGCGCACCGCCGGAGCCACCCTCGCCCGTGATGACAACGATGATAGGCACGGTGAGGCGGGACATCTCCCTCAGGTTCCTGGCAATCGCCTCAGCCTGGCCACGCTCCTCGGCGCCTATGCCGGGGAAGGCACCCGGGGTATCGACGAAGGTGATGATGGGAAGCTTGAAGCGCTCGGCCATCTCCATCAGGCGCAGCGCCTTCCGGTACCCTTCCGGGTTGGGCATGCCGAAGTTGCGGAACACCTTCTCCTTGGTGTCGCGCCCTTTCTGGTGGCCGATCACCATGACCGGCTCGCCGTCCAGCTTGGCCAGGCCGCCCACGATGGCGTGGTCGTCGCCGAAGTTGCGGTCACCGTGCAGTTCCACGAACTCGGTGAAGATGAGGCTCAGGTAGTCGAGGGTGAAAGGACGGTTGATATGGCGGGCCACTTGGGCCGTCTGCCAGCGTGAAAGGTTGGCGAACATCTCTTCGCGCATCTTCTCGGCTTTCACCTCGAGTTTGGCGACCTCGGCGGAGAGATCGACCCCCTGGGTGGAAAATGCGAGCAGTTCCTGGATCTTTTTATCCAGCTCCGCCAGCGGCTTCTCAAAATCAAGATAGCTCTGCTGCAATGCCATATATCTCTATCTCCTTGCTTTCAAATAAAAATAACCACAACCGTCCTGAGGCTACTCGAAGGACACGGCATTATAGCCGAAGAGGTTACTCACTTCCACTGTTAATTCTTCACTGGCCGCCACTTTGTATACGTCGGAAAGACGGATGGTGACGCGCGAACTGTTCTCTATGTCGAGATGCAGGAAGCTGCGACAGATCCCCTGGTAGCGCGAGATGATCTCTTTGAGTGTCTTGAGCTTGCCGGGATCGGCTTCCTTGGCGTCGATGGTGAAGTTCACCCTGCGCGTCTCGCGCTCCACCAGGTCGCGCAGGAGCACGATGTCGCTGGCCATGATCTTGGCCCCCTTCTCGCCCTGCTCGACGGTGCCGGTGACGTGCACCGGGTCGTCCCCTTTGAGGAACTCGGAGCAGCGCGCGTAGACGTCGGAGAAGACGACCACCTCCAGCGAGCCGACCAAGTCCTCCAGGGTGATAAAGCCCATCCGGTCGCCCTTCTTGGTCATGATCTCCTTGAGACTCGCCGGGACGCCGCAGATCTTCACCTCGCTTTTGTCCTTCGCCTCGTTGATGGAGAAACAGTCCACGTTGGAGAAGCGGCGCATGTCGGCCACGTAGCGGTCCAGCGGGTGGCCGGTGATGAAGAAGCCGATGGCCTCCTTCTCGCAGCCGAGCCGGTACTTCTCGTCCCACTCCGGGATATCGGGGAGCCGGCTGCCGCCGCCGTTGGACCCACGCTGTATCTCGGCCATGCCGAAGAGCGACACCTGGGCGCTCTCGCGCTCCTGTTGCACGCGCTGGCCTTGCGCGACGGCGTCATCCAAGGCGGCCATAAGCTGCGCACGCCTGGCCTTGGTGCAGTCGAAGGCGCCGCTTTTGATGAGCGCCTCGATGACCCTCTTGTTGCAGCGGCGCAGATCGACCCGCTCGCAGAAGTCAAAGATGTCCTTGAAGGGCTCATTGCCGCGCGCCTCCAAGATGGCCTCGATGGCCCCCTCTCCTACGTTCTTGACCGCACCCAGGCCGAAGCGCATGGCAGTATCCAGAACGCGGAAGGAGCGCAGCGACTCGTTGATGTCGGGCGGCAGCACCTCGATGCCCATCTCGCGGCAATCGCCGATGCTCTTGATCACCTTGTCGGTGTTGCTCATGTCCTCGGTGAGGAGGGCGGCCATGAACTCCACCGGGTAGTGGGCCTTCAGGTACGCGGTCTGGTAGGCGACCAGGGCGTAGGCCGCGGAGTGCGACTTGTTGAAACCGTACTCGGCAAACTTGGCCATGAGGTCGAAGATGGCGGCGCACTTCTTGGAATCGAGGCCCAGCTTCTCGGACCCCTCCATGAACTTCAGGCGCTCCTTGGCCATCTGCTCGGCATCTTTCTTACCCATGGCGCGGCGCAGGAGGTCCGCGCCGCCCAGCGAGTAGCCAGCCAGGGAACGGGAGATCTGCATGACCTGTTCCTGGTAGACGATGACGCCGTAGGTGTCCTTGAGGACCGGCTCGAGCTGCGGCAGGTCGTAGACGGTCTGCTTGCGGCCGTGCTTACGCTCGATGAAGTCGTCCACCATGCCCGAACCGAGCGGGCCAGGACGGTACAGGGCGCAGACCGCGATGATGTCCTCGAAGCAGGAAGGCTT
Protein-coding sequences here:
- a CDS encoding acetyl-CoA carboxylase carboxyltransferase subunit alpha, giving the protein MALQQSYLDFEKPLAELDKKIQELLAFSTQGVDLSAEVAKLEVKAEKMREEMFANLSRWQTAQVARHINRPFTLDYLSLIFTEFVELHGDRNFGDDHAIVGGLAKLDGEPVMVIGHQKGRDTKEKVFRNFGMPNPEGYRKALRLMEMAERFKLPIITFVDTPGAFPGIGAEERGQAEAIARNLREMSRLTVPIIVVITGEGGSGGALAIAVGDRILMLQHSVYAVISPEGCAAILWSDGTKGAQAAEALKLTAKDIKDLDVIDEIVPEPAGGAHRDHEAMAKNLHEALSRNLKELKAVPAEELIEQRYQKFRKMSRFAE